Proteins encoded together in one Micromonospora auratinigra window:
- a CDS encoding LamG domain-containing protein, giving the protein MRRRFVLAHARSRVTAAVLALTLLGGGLAGTPGAAATRGSAPTVTDTEAEAEAMAAAQRLGRPVEVRNARTESSRVLATPQGSLLLESYAAPRWTKGADGAWRQIDTTLRSTAHGIAPVAALADISFSPGGAAPAVRLPVGGGEVTLSWPGPLPAPRLEGDTAVYESVLPGVDLRMRALADGFGWVLVVKSVEAAADPALETVRFGIVTDGLTRRVRAGGGFEVLDGSGRVVLSAGSALMWDSSGLTSGRSARTEAFAAQERREAVRSAPDLARKAELPAGLRGDELVIRPDLALLRGARTVYPVVIDPWTTLGKLRWGYAGSTNASRDDGVARVGDSPDGSGIYRSFFAFSLSSLRDKTIRSAKFLTEMTHSWSCDSSTVNLWRTADLTTAGRQNWSGPGLQLWLEERSGHAHKPSGGAGCTNDPQPDMPMEFSGANLKNDVTSFRGDSNYTLVLTTRRSDGSSEATDNLWKKFDPAMTKLSIEYNTDPYTATASQLSTYAGYTAPAQGCVTGSLRPAVRSDYPWLKATLTDPDGSNGGSLSGTFSLQKQVNGVWTAVSGWPRTDSGVAPGAKAEVQLVTKTVNGEIYRWQVQTRDTLGGSSDWSTWCEFSVDYSPPAYRPAVTAADGLYLESPPRGTNQDVHGSPGYSGRFTFSANGAGDVYDYVYQVQGGTEMVARAPSLGGSVTVWVTPDSIGENVLTVRSRDQSGNRSEPYEYVFLVDTASAPKAAWSMNEGTGTTLAATLAGGPSATLANGAGWRESRILGVHKNTGKDWAVGFDGTDDFAETTGAVLDTSRSFTVAAWVRLASTAKWAAVVCQNGATANAPFDLEYGPDTGQWAFNMYSKDGSPTTVRARSAGVAKANVWVHLAASWDAGDKKARVYVDGKLSGTADVASSWMPAGNPKLQIGREHWLGSYYNYFNGDIDDVRVWDRAIDPDLDLAPLAQPTLVGQWEMEDVDDEAPRQVSDESGYQRPATLADTASTAPSGLATWWDPAGYNYSTGLGMDGKAGFAETAAPVLRTDQSFTVSAWVRYTGGDPVARTTVAQEGNVVSNFMLGCRIGSPSVWAVIMAPADSTAGPNAMASGNTCQLDRWTHIAAVHDAAAGRVSLYVDGAFVSSAPVQAAWQANSVFSIGRSKWYTSPRDLGAGTIDRVRAWQGALTAADVAAVFAEA; this is encoded by the coding sequence GTGAGACGTCGTTTCGTGTTGGCGCATGCCCGAAGTCGGGTGACCGCCGCCGTACTTGCATTGACACTGCTCGGGGGAGGACTCGCCGGTACGCCCGGCGCCGCCGCCACCCGAGGCTCCGCGCCGACCGTCACCGACACGGAGGCCGAGGCCGAAGCCATGGCGGCCGCCCAACGACTCGGGCGGCCGGTCGAGGTCAGGAACGCCAGGACCGAGTCCTCGCGGGTGCTCGCCACCCCGCAGGGGTCGCTGCTGCTGGAGTCGTACGCCGCGCCCCGCTGGACGAAGGGTGCCGACGGCGCGTGGCGGCAGATCGACACCACGCTGCGGTCCACGGCACACGGCATCGCTCCGGTCGCCGCGCTGGCCGACATCTCGTTCTCACCGGGCGGCGCGGCCCCCGCCGTGCGGCTGCCGGTGGGCGGCGGCGAGGTGACCCTCTCCTGGCCGGGTCCGCTGCCGGCGCCACGGCTGGAGGGCGACACCGCCGTCTACGAGTCCGTGCTGCCGGGCGTCGACCTGCGGATGCGTGCGCTGGCGGACGGCTTCGGCTGGGTTCTGGTGGTGAAGTCGGTCGAGGCGGCGGCCGACCCCGCCCTGGAGACGGTGCGGTTCGGCATCGTGACCGACGGGCTCACCCGGCGGGTGCGCGCCGGCGGCGGGTTCGAGGTGCTGGACGGGTCCGGCCGAGTGGTCCTCTCGGCCGGCAGCGCGCTCATGTGGGACTCGTCCGGGCTGACGTCCGGCCGATCGGCCAGGACCGAGGCGTTCGCCGCGCAGGAGCGGCGCGAGGCCGTACGGTCCGCGCCCGACCTCGCCCGCAAGGCCGAGCTGCCGGCCGGGCTGCGCGGCGACGAGCTGGTGATCCGTCCGGACCTGGCGCTGCTCCGCGGCGCCCGGACCGTCTACCCGGTCGTGATCGATCCGTGGACGACGCTCGGGAAGCTCCGGTGGGGCTATGCCGGTTCGACGAACGCGAGCCGGGACGACGGCGTGGCGCGGGTGGGAGACAGCCCGGACGGCTCGGGGATCTACCGGTCGTTCTTCGCGTTCAGCCTCTCTTCCCTGCGTGACAAGACGATCCGGTCGGCGAAGTTCCTGACCGAGATGACCCACTCGTGGTCGTGCGACTCGTCGACGGTGAACCTGTGGCGGACCGCCGATCTGACCACCGCGGGGCGGCAGAACTGGAGCGGGCCCGGTCTCCAGCTCTGGCTCGAGGAGCGCTCCGGGCACGCGCACAAGCCGTCCGGTGGCGCGGGCTGCACGAACGACCCGCAGCCGGACATGCCGATGGAGTTCTCCGGCGCCAACCTCAAGAACGATGTCACGTCGTTCCGGGGCGACAGCAACTACACCCTGGTGCTGACCACCCGCAGGTCCGATGGTTCGTCGGAAGCGACGGACAACCTGTGGAAGAAGTTCGACCCGGCGATGACCAAGCTGTCGATCGAGTACAACACGGACCCGTACACCGCGACGGCCTCCCAGTTGTCGACGTACGCGGGTTACACCGCGCCGGCGCAGGGGTGCGTCACCGGCTCCTTGCGGCCGGCGGTCCGGTCGGACTACCCGTGGTTGAAGGCGACGTTGACCGACCCGGACGGCAGCAACGGCGGTTCGCTGTCGGGCACGTTCAGCCTGCAGAAGCAGGTCAACGGTGTCTGGACGGCGGTGAGCGGGTGGCCGCGGACCGACTCCGGGGTGGCCCCCGGGGCGAAGGCCGAGGTGCAGCTGGTCACCAAGACCGTCAACGGTGAGATCTACCGGTGGCAGGTGCAGACCAGGGACACCCTGGGCGGATCGTCCGACTGGTCGACGTGGTGCGAGTTCTCCGTGGACTACTCGCCACCGGCCTACCGGCCGGCGGTCACCGCCGCCGACGGGCTCTACCTGGAATCGCCGCCGCGCGGCACCAACCAGGACGTGCACGGCTCACCCGGTTACTCCGGCCGGTTCACCTTCTCCGCGAACGGCGCCGGCGACGTCTACGACTACGTCTACCAGGTGCAGGGCGGCACCGAGATGGTGGCCAGGGCCCCCTCGCTCGGCGGCTCCGTCACCGTCTGGGTCACCCCCGACTCGATCGGCGAGAACGTGTTGACCGTCCGCAGCCGCGACCAGAGCGGGAACCGCTCCGAGCCGTACGAGTACGTCTTCCTCGTCGACACGGCGAGCGCGCCGAAGGCCGCCTGGTCGATGAACGAGGGCACCGGCACGACCCTCGCCGCCACGCTGGCCGGCGGCCCGAGCGCCACCCTCGCCAACGGGGCCGGCTGGCGTGAATCCCGGATCCTGGGCGTCCACAAGAACACCGGCAAGGACTGGGCGGTCGGGTTCGACGGCACCGACGACTTCGCGGAGACCACCGGTGCCGTTCTCGACACCTCCCGCAGCTTCACCGTGGCGGCCTGGGTACGCCTGGCCAGCACCGCGAAGTGGGCGGCGGTCGTCTGCCAGAACGGTGCGACGGCCAACGCGCCATTCGACCTTGAGTACGGCCCGGACACCGGCCAGTGGGCGTTCAACATGTACTCCAAGGACGGCTCTCCGACCACCGTCCGCGCCCGCTCCGCCGGCGTGGCGAAGGCCAACGTGTGGGTCCACCTGGCCGCGTCGTGGGACGCCGGTGACAAGAAGGCCCGGGTCTATGTCGACGGCAAGCTCTCCGGCACGGCGGATGTCGCCAGCTCGTGGATGCCGGCCGGCAACCCGAAGCTGCAGATCGGCCGGGAGCACTGGCTCGGCAGCTACTACAACTACTTCAACGGTGACATCGACGACGTACGCGTCTGGGACCGGGCGATCGACCCCGACCTCGACCTGGCGCCCCTGGCCCAGCCGACCCTGGTCGGTCAGTGGGAGATGGAGGACGTGGACGACGAGGCGCCCCGGCAGGTCTCGGACGAGTCCGGCTACCAGCGCCCCGCGACCCTGGCGGACACTGCCTCGACGGCCCCGTCCGGCCTGGCCACCTGGTGGGACCCCGCGGGCTACAACTACTCCACCGGCCTCGGCATGGACGGCAAGGCCGGCTTCGCGGAGACGGCCGCTCCGGTGCTGCGCACCGACCAGTCCTTCACCGTCTCCGCTTGGGTCCGGTACACCGGCGGCGATCCCGTGGCCCGTACCACGGTGGCGCAGGAGGGCAACGTCGTCTCCAACTTCATGCTCGGCTGCCGGATCGGCTCTCCCTCGGTCTGGGCAGTGATCATGGCACCGGCCGACTCGACGGCGGGGCCGAACGCCATGGCCAGCGGAAACACCTGTCAGCTGGACAGGTGGACGCACATCGCAGCCGTCCACGACGCGGCCGCCGGACGGGTCTCGCTCTACGTGGACGGCGCCTTCGTCAGCAGCGCGCCGGTCCAGGCGGCCTGGCAGGCGAACAGCGTCTTCAGCATCGGCCGTTCCAAGTGGTACACCAGCCCTCGCGACCTGGGGGCCGGCACCATCGACCGGGTGCGGGCCTGGCAGGGCGCACTCACCGCAGCCGACGTGGCGGCAGTCTTCGCCGAGGCGTGA
- a CDS encoding LamG domain-containing protein — MRRPRLRAPAGRLTVALTAAALAAAGVLAAPAAAAPAPALTAAPGADGLGETDALAAADRLGRPVEATRLKTERSRVLATPRGTLVLETYASPRWTRKQDGWRQIDPTLRRNADGSVEPAATLADVSFSGGGSAPAVRLPVTGGEVSLTWPGVLPRPRLEGDSAIYESVLPGVDLRLRALSDGFTWVLVVTSAEAAANPELDELRFGLHTAGTVTRRARAAGGFEVVDGAGRTLASAGSALMWDSSGLPAPTAGSRASGAEERTQVVRSAPDRARKAELSTTLRGDDLVIRPDPQLLRGAHTSYPVVIDPWTTIGKTNWGYASSQNVTRDDGVARVGLDPSGGGTFRSYFRFSLSTLATKTVRSAKFLTEMTHSWACTSTPVNLWRTADLPASGKQTWSGPAFQLWLEERSGHAHKPSTGSTCSDDPQPDKPLEFSSDNLGTDVRNNRGDGNYTLVLSNRQADGTSESTSTWWKKFDPALTKLSVEYNTPPNTSTAAQLATHADYTAPAQACVTGSSAPAVRSDTPWLKATLTDPDGSNGGTLAGTFALEKMQLIPQENGTKPAIMGFVPVTGWPKTVSGVAPGAKAELRFPTAVTGGRFRWQVQTTDTLGGASDWSTWCEFIVDNTAPATRPAVSSADGLYLESPANQNMQGSPGYSGRFAFAANGSSDVYDYSYQINGGPVAYARADTSGSAMVWVTPNRIGENVLSVRSRDQAGNSSEAKDYLFLVDNHSPLKSHWAMDDGGVSTTLANAVAGAPVANLVNGPVWQDGRILGTHRIKGKDQAVKFDGVDDYALATGVGLDTSRSYSVAAWVRPDADGLMMIAGATGARNDSFMLRKYSDNRWVFTVLEQDSDTTAYTHAFGPAAVKGQWTLVAGSYDQADGKMRLYVNGKEVSSATVPRTFNAGLVTLGRERWAGAPLGHWNGAIGEVRLWDRVLDVDKDLQPLMKPVSTAEWDMSDFDADHRLENDLSDYRHSLALTASPTADPTTDGYDFGDGLVINGAPGSADTDGPVLRTDQSFTASAWVRLTTYGDQTVVAQDGSGRSAFYLMLDGASSRWCITMPTVDVGTTNWQWVMSTSTAQLNTWTHIAAVYDSTSRELRLYVNGQRQGVRPDTVGWQASSALRVGRSLVGYHLDGGTVDQVQLWQGALSDAEVAAEASA; from the coding sequence ATGCGTCGTCCCCGTCTCCGTGCACCCGCCGGACGGCTCACCGTGGCGCTCACCGCAGCCGCGCTCGCCGCCGCCGGTGTGCTGGCCGCCCCCGCTGCCGCCGCCCCCGCCCCGGCGTTGACCGCCGCCCCGGGTGCCGACGGTCTCGGCGAGACCGACGCCCTTGCCGCAGCCGACCGGCTGGGCAGGCCGGTGGAGGCCACGCGGTTGAAGACCGAACGCAGCCGGGTGCTGGCGACGCCGCGCGGCACGCTGGTCCTGGAGACGTACGCGTCTCCCCGCTGGACCAGGAAGCAGGACGGGTGGCGGCAGATCGACCCGACCCTGCGGAGAAACGCCGACGGCTCGGTCGAACCGGCCGCCACGCTGGCGGACGTGTCCTTCTCCGGCGGCGGCAGCGCCCCGGCGGTACGTCTGCCGGTCACCGGGGGTGAGGTGTCACTGACCTGGCCGGGGGTGCTTCCGAGGCCGCGGCTGGAGGGCGACTCGGCGATCTACGAGTCGGTACTGCCGGGCGTGGACCTGCGGCTGCGGGCGTTGAGCGACGGCTTCACCTGGGTGCTGGTCGTGACGTCCGCGGAGGCCGCGGCAAACCCCGAGCTCGACGAGCTGCGGTTCGGCCTGCACACCGCCGGCACGGTCACCCGACGGGCCCGGGCGGCGGGCGGCTTCGAGGTGGTGGACGGTGCCGGCCGTACCCTCGCCTCGGCCGGCAGCGCCCTGATGTGGGACTCCTCGGGGCTGCCCGCGCCGACGGCCGGCAGCCGCGCGTCCGGTGCCGAGGAGCGAACTCAGGTCGTGCGATCCGCACCCGATCGGGCCCGCAAGGCGGAGCTGTCGACCACGCTACGCGGCGACGACCTGGTGATCCGACCGGATCCGCAACTGCTGCGCGGTGCGCACACCAGCTACCCGGTGGTGATCGACCCGTGGACGACGATCGGCAAGACCAACTGGGGGTATGCCAGCTCGCAGAACGTCACCCGGGACGACGGGGTCGCGCGGGTGGGACTCGACCCCTCCGGCGGCGGCACGTTCCGGTCGTACTTCCGGTTCAGCCTCTCCACGCTGGCGACGAAGACGGTCCGGTCGGCGAAGTTCCTCACCGAGATGACCCACTCCTGGGCCTGCACCTCGACGCCGGTCAACCTGTGGCGCACCGCCGACCTGCCGGCCTCCGGGAAGCAGACGTGGAGCGGCCCGGCCTTCCAGCTGTGGTTGGAGGAAAGGTCCGGCCACGCGCACAAGCCCTCGACCGGATCGACCTGCTCGGACGATCCCCAGCCGGACAAGCCGCTGGAGTTCTCCAGCGACAACCTCGGGACCGACGTCCGCAACAACCGCGGTGACGGCAACTACACGCTCGTGCTCTCCAACCGGCAGGCCGACGGCACCTCCGAGTCGACCAGCACCTGGTGGAAGAAGTTCGACCCTGCGCTGACGAAGCTCTCGGTGGAGTACAACACCCCGCCGAACACGTCCACGGCGGCGCAGCTCGCCACCCACGCGGACTACACCGCACCGGCGCAGGCCTGTGTCACCGGCTCGTCCGCCCCGGCGGTCCGCTCCGACACCCCGTGGCTGAAGGCCACCCTGACCGATCCGGACGGCAGCAACGGCGGCACGCTGGCCGGCACCTTCGCGCTGGAGAAGATGCAGCTCATTCCGCAGGAGAACGGGACGAAGCCCGCCATCATGGGCTTCGTGCCGGTGACCGGCTGGCCGAAGACGGTCTCCGGGGTCGCCCCCGGCGCGAAGGCCGAACTGCGCTTCCCGACCGCCGTCACCGGCGGCCGGTTCCGGTGGCAGGTGCAGACCACGGACACGCTCGGCGGCGCGTCCGACTGGTCGACCTGGTGCGAGTTCATCGTGGACAACACCGCCCCCGCCACGAGGCCCGCGGTGAGCAGCGCCGACGGCCTCTACCTGGAGTCGCCGGCCAACCAGAACATGCAGGGTTCGCCCGGCTACAGCGGCCGGTTCGCCTTCGCCGCCAACGGCTCCTCCGACGTGTACGACTACAGCTACCAGATCAACGGCGGCCCGGTCGCCTACGCCAGGGCCGACACGTCGGGCTCCGCCATGGTCTGGGTCACCCCGAACCGCATCGGAGAGAATGTGCTCTCCGTCCGCAGCCGTGACCAGGCCGGCAACTCCTCCGAGGCGAAGGACTACCTCTTCCTGGTCGACAACCACTCGCCGCTGAAGTCGCACTGGGCGATGGACGACGGCGGGGTCAGCACGACTCTCGCCAACGCGGTCGCCGGCGCCCCCGTCGCGAATCTCGTGAACGGCCCGGTCTGGCAGGACGGCCGGATCCTCGGCACGCACCGGATCAAGGGCAAGGACCAGGCGGTCAAGTTCGACGGCGTCGACGACTACGCCCTGGCGACCGGGGTGGGGCTCGACACCAGCCGCAGCTACTCGGTGGCGGCCTGGGTCCGGCCGGACGCCGACGGCCTGATGATGATCGCCGGGGCGACCGGGGCGCGCAACGACTCGTTCATGCTCCGCAAGTACAGCGACAACCGGTGGGTCTTCACGGTGCTCGAACAGGACTCGGACACCACCGCCTACACCCACGCCTTCGGGCCGGCCGCCGTGAAGGGCCAGTGGACCCTGGTCGCCGGCAGCTACGACCAGGCCGACGGGAAGATGCGGCTCTACGTCAACGGCAAGGAGGTCAGCTCCGCGACCGTCCCCCGGACCTTCAACGCGGGTCTGGTCACGCTGGGCCGGGAGCGCTGGGCGGGTGCCCCTCTCGGGCACTGGAACGGCGCGATCGGTGAGGTCCGACTCTGGGACCGGGTGCTCGACGTGGACAAGGACCTTCAGCCGCTGATGAAGCCGGTGTCGACGGCCGAATGGGACATGAGCGACTTCGACGCCGATCACCGCCTGGAGAACGACCTGTCGGACTACCGGCACTCACTGGCGCTGACCGCTTCGCCGACGGCCGACCCGACCACCGACGGCTACGACTTCGGTGACGGGCTGGTCATCAACGGTGCGCCCGGTTCCGCCGACACCGATGGTCCGGTGCTGCGGACCGACCAGTCCTTCACCGCGTCGGCCTGGGTCAGGCTGACCACGTACGGGGATCAGACCGTGGTCGCACAGGACGGCAGCGGGCGGTCCGCCTTCTACCTGATGCTCGACGGCGCATCGAGCAGATGGTGCATCACGATGCCCACCGTTGACGTCGGCACGACCAACTGGCAGTGGGTGATGTCGACGAGCACTGCCCAGCTCAACACCTGGACACACATCGCCGCCGTGTACGACTCGACGAGCCGTGAGCTGCGGCTCTACGTCAACGGTCAGCGTCAGGGTGTGCGCCCCGACACCGTCGGCTGGCAGGCCTCGTCCGCTCTGCGGGTGGGTCGGTCGCTGGTCGGCTACCACCTCGACGGCGGCACGGTCGACCAGGTCCAGCTCTGGCAGGGCGCCCTCAGCGACGCGGAGGTCGCCGCCGAGGCCTCGGCCTGA
- a CDS encoding LamG domain-containing protein gives MTTLAALSALAVPQAVGAAPAATPSSPAPAQLSEADALAAAKRMGTPVEATSLKTENSRVLATPRGGLVLESYAVPRWTRDRTTQDWRPIDTRLQKNADGSVAPIATLADLSFSAGGTAPAVRLPVPGGEVSLSWPGTLPAPRIDGDSAVYESVLPDVDLRLRALTDGFTWVLVVKSAQAAANPALDELRFGLGTSGAVTRRARAGGGFEVVDGTGTPVATAGSALMWDSSGLTTPSVAARSRALTAFADQAKHDVVRGAPDLARKAELSTAVRGDDLVIRPDLALLRGSDTSYPVVIDPWTTINKLRWGYTNSTNSTRDDGIPRAGLDPSGDGVFRSYFSFSLTSLSGKTIRSAKFLTEMTHSWACTSTPVNLWRTADLTTTGKQAWGGPSLQLWLEERSGHAHKPSTGAGCSDDPQPDMPMEFSSANLKTDITNNRGQSIYTLGLLTRQSDGSSESTSSWWKKFDASLTKLSIEYNTNPNTPTAAQLTTHANYTSAAQACVTGTSRPMVRSDYPWFKATLTDPDGSNGGSLSGTFSLQKLVSGAWTTVSGWPKTDSGVAPGAKAEVQLTTKTTNGDTYRWQVQTKDTLGGASLASPWCEFYVDYSAPAATPKVTPADGLYLESPPLGTNQDVHGSIGYSGKFTLSANGAADVYDYVYQLDGGPQLTVKAATLGGSATVWVTPNSIGENVLTVRSRDQAGNATEPYDYVFLVDGASAPKAHWAIDEGSGTTFTNKIAGGPSATLTGGGTWADSRVLGTHKTNGKDWAVKFSGSDNRATTATSVVDTTRSFSVSAWVRADATPNGVVVSQPGTNKSPFELQYYASKGQWCFTSYASDVVNGTVTSTPACSTDPVQVGVWTHLTGVYDAGAASKLSIYVNGVRKGVGNTSVAMWASTGPMIIAGAKNGTYTGHFNGAISEVRVWDRVVDPDLDLQPIVEPVLVGGWDMEDFNYDLRQEGDISKYQRPLTLSAAGSVDWADGYDSAGLHFDGVSGSAQTSAPVLRTDQSYTVSAWVRWNGGTGARTVLAQDGTSASGFYVACRNDANGIKWSIMTRSSDSTSSSGRYAVGGTCAMNTWVHLTAVHDVVAGEISLYINGAFSAKSINPAPWQANGALTVGRGKWSGVATDWFNGDIDRVRIWQGALSGPEIQAVFAGA, from the coding sequence GTGACCACCCTGGCCGCCCTCAGTGCCCTCGCCGTACCTCAGGCGGTCGGCGCTGCCCCCGCTGCGACCCCGAGCAGCCCTGCTCCCGCTCAGCTCAGCGAGGCCGACGCCCTGGCCGCGGCGAAGCGGATGGGCACCCCGGTCGAGGCGACCAGCCTCAAGACCGAGAACTCCCGCGTTCTCGCCACCCCGCGGGGCGGGCTGGTGCTGGAGTCGTACGCGGTGCCGCGCTGGACCCGGGACCGCACCACCCAGGACTGGCGCCCCATCGACACCCGGCTGCAGAAGAACGCGGACGGTAGCGTCGCGCCGATCGCCACGCTGGCCGACCTGTCCTTCTCGGCAGGCGGCACCGCCCCGGCGGTGCGGCTGCCGGTGCCGGGTGGCGAGGTGTCGCTGTCCTGGCCGGGCACGCTGCCGGCGCCCCGGATCGACGGCGACTCGGCGGTGTACGAGTCGGTGCTGCCCGATGTGGACCTGCGGCTGCGGGCGTTGACCGACGGGTTCACCTGGGTCCTCGTCGTGAAGTCCGCCCAGGCGGCGGCGAACCCGGCGCTGGACGAGCTGCGGTTCGGCCTGGGCACGAGCGGCGCGGTGACCAGGCGGGCCCGGGCCGGTGGTGGCTTCGAGGTCGTCGACGGCACCGGCACGCCGGTGGCCACCGCCGGTAGCGCCCTGATGTGGGACTCGTCCGGCCTCACCACGCCGAGCGTGGCGGCCCGGAGCCGAGCGCTCACCGCCTTCGCCGACCAGGCGAAGCACGACGTGGTCCGGGGCGCGCCGGACCTGGCCCGCAAGGCGGAGCTGTCCACCGCGGTGCGCGGCGACGACCTGGTGATCCGCCCGGACCTGGCGCTGCTGCGCGGCAGCGACACCAGCTACCCGGTGGTCATCGACCCCTGGACCACGATCAACAAGCTGCGGTGGGGCTACACCAACTCCACCAACTCGACGCGGGACGACGGCATCCCGCGCGCCGGCCTCGACCCGTCGGGGGACGGCGTCTTCCGGTCGTACTTCTCCTTCAGCCTGACCAGCCTCTCGGGCAAGACGATCCGGTCGGCGAAGTTCCTGACCGAGATGACGCACTCCTGGGCGTGCACCTCGACGCCGGTCAACCTGTGGCGCACCGCCGACCTGACCACGACCGGCAAGCAGGCGTGGGGTGGGCCGAGCCTCCAGCTCTGGCTGGAGGAACGCTCCGGGCACGCGCACAAGCCGTCCACCGGGGCGGGCTGCTCGGACGACCCGCAGCCGGACATGCCGATGGAGTTCTCCAGCGCCAACCTGAAGACCGACATCACCAACAACCGTGGACAGAGCATCTACACCCTCGGCCTGCTCACCCGGCAGTCGGACGGCAGCTCCGAGTCGACCAGCAGCTGGTGGAAGAAGTTCGACGCGTCGCTGACGAAGCTGTCGATCGAGTACAACACCAACCCCAACACCCCGACCGCCGCGCAGCTGACGACGCACGCGAACTACACCTCGGCCGCGCAGGCGTGTGTGACCGGTACGTCCCGGCCGATGGTCCGGTCGGACTACCCGTGGTTCAAGGCGACGCTGACCGACCCGGACGGCAGCAACGGTGGTTCGCTGTCCGGCACGTTCAGCCTGCAGAAGCTGGTCAGTGGGGCGTGGACCACGGTGTCCGGCTGGCCGAAGACCGACTCGGGTGTCGCGCCCGGCGCGAAGGCGGAGGTGCAGCTCACCACCAAGACCACCAACGGGGACACCTACCGCTGGCAGGTGCAGACCAAGGACACCCTCGGCGGCGCCTCGCTGGCGTCCCCGTGGTGCGAGTTCTACGTCGACTACTCGGCGCCCGCCGCGACGCCGAAGGTCACCCCGGCCGACGGGCTCTACCTGGAGTCCCCGCCGTTGGGCACCAACCAGGACGTGCACGGCTCGATCGGCTACTCCGGCAAGTTCACCCTCTCCGCCAACGGCGCCGCCGACGTGTACGACTACGTCTACCAGCTCGACGGTGGTCCGCAGCTGACGGTGAAGGCGGCCACGCTGGGCGGCTCGGCGACCGTCTGGGTGACCCCGAACTCGATCGGTGAGAACGTCCTGACCGTGCGCTCCCGGGACCAGGCGGGCAACGCCACGGAGCCGTACGACTACGTGTTCCTCGTCGACGGCGCCTCGGCCCCGAAGGCGCACTGGGCGATCGACGAGGGTAGCGGCACCACCTTCACCAACAAGATCGCAGGCGGTCCGTCGGCGACCCTGACCGGCGGTGGCACCTGGGCCGACTCGCGGGTGCTCGGCACCCATAAGACCAACGGCAAGGACTGGGCGGTCAAGTTCAGCGGCAGCGACAACCGGGCCACCACCGCCACGTCGGTGGTCGACACCACGCGCAGCTTCTCCGTCTCGGCCTGGGTGCGCGCCGACGCCACCCCGAACGGGGTGGTGGTGTCCCAGCCGGGCACCAACAAGAGCCCGTTCGAGCTGCAGTACTACGCGTCCAAGGGCCAGTGGTGCTTCACCAGCTACGCCTCCGACGTGGTGAACGGCACGGTGACCAGCACGCCGGCCTGCTCCACCGACCCCGTCCAGGTCGGTGTCTGGACCCACCTCACCGGCGTGTACGACGCGGGGGCGGCCAGCAAGCTGAGCATCTACGTCAACGGGGTCCGCAAGGGCGTCGGGAACACCTCCGTCGCCATGTGGGCCTCCACCGGCCCGATGATCATCGCCGGTGCCAAGAACGGCACCTACACCGGTCACTTCAACGGCGCGATCAGCGAGGTGCGGGTCTGGGACCGGGTGGTCGACCCCGACCTCGACCTGCAGCCGATCGTCGAGCCGGTCCTCGTCGGTGGCTGGGACATGGAGGACTTCAACTACGACCTGCGGCAGGAGGGGGACATCTCCAAGTACCAGCGGCCGCTGACCCTGAGCGCGGCGGGTTCGGTCGACTGGGCCGACGGCTACGACTCCGCCGGCCTGCACTTCGACGGCGTCTCCGGCTCCGCCCAGACCAGCGCGCCGGTGCTGCGCACCGACCAGTCGTACACGGTCTCGGCGTGGGTGCGCTGGAACGGCGGCACGGGTGCCCGGACCGTCCTCGCCCAGGACGGGACGAGCGCCTCCGGGTTCTACGTCGCCTGCCGTAACGACGCCAACGGCATCAAGTGGTCGATCATGACCCGGTCCTCCGACTCGACCTCCAGCTCGGGCCGGTACGCCGTGGGCGGCACCTGCGCGATGAACACCTGGGTGCACCTCACCGCCGTGCACGACGTGGTGGCGGGGGAGATCAGCCTCTACATCAACGGCGCGTTCTCGGCGAAGAGCATCAACCCGGCCCCGTGGCAGGCCAACGGAGCGCTCACGGTGGGGCGCGGCAAGTGGAGCGGTGTCGCGACGGACTGGTTCAACGGTGACATCGACCGGGTCCGGATCTGGCAGGGCGCGCTGAGCGGCCCGGAGATCCAGGCGGTCTTCGCGGGCGCCTGA